One part of the Fusobacterium pseudoperiodonticum genome encodes these proteins:
- a CDS encoding NAD(P)H-dependent flavin oxidoreductase has protein sequence MKGIKIGKYYIEKPIVQGGMGVGVSWNNLAGTVSKNGALGTISGICTAYYDNLKYCKKVVNGRPVGADALNSKEAMMEIFKNARKICGDKPLACNILHAMNDYAKVVEFAIEAGANIIVTGAGLPLELPKLVENHPDVAIVPIVSSARALKIICKKWKAAGRLPDAVIVEGPKSGGHQGAKAEDLFLPEHQLESVVPEVKEERDKWGDFPIIAAGGIWDNDDIQKIMALGADAVQLGTRFIGTYECDASDVFKNNLINAKKEDIVIVKSPVGYPGRAIKTDLIKNLVADDQTVKCYSNCVAPCNLGEGARKVGFCIANCLSDSYNGKADTGLFFSGENGYRVNKLVSVEELINELMTPNTNENILNIKSENIVENVISF, from the coding sequence ATGAAAGGTATAAAAATAGGAAAATATTATATAGAAAAACCAATAGTTCAAGGTGGAATGGGTGTAGGAGTTAGCTGGAATAATCTAGCAGGAACTGTTTCTAAAAATGGTGCTTTAGGTACAATAAGTGGAATTTGTACAGCTTACTACGATAACTTAAAATATTGTAAAAAAGTTGTTAATGGTAGACCAGTAGGAGCAGATGCTCTAAATTCTAAAGAAGCTATGATGGAAATTTTTAAGAATGCCAGAAAAATTTGTGGAGATAAACCTCTTGCTTGTAATATTCTACATGCGATGAATGACTATGCAAAAGTTGTTGAATTTGCAATAGAAGCTGGAGCAAATATCATAGTTACAGGTGCAGGACTTCCTCTAGAATTACCTAAACTTGTTGAAAATCATCCAGATGTTGCAATAGTTCCTATCGTTTCATCTGCTAGAGCTTTAAAAATCATTTGTAAAAAATGGAAGGCTGCTGGAAGATTACCAGATGCAGTTATAGTTGAAGGTCCAAAAAGTGGAGGGCACCAAGGTGCTAAGGCTGAAGACTTATTCTTACCAGAACATCAATTAGAAAGTGTTGTTCCTGAAGTAAAAGAAGAAAGAGATAAATGGGGAGACTTCCCTATAATTGCTGCAGGAGGAATTTGGGATAATGATGATATCCAAAAAATTATGGCTCTTGGTGCAGATGCAGTACAACTAGGTACAAGATTTATAGGAACTTATGAATGTGATGCTAGTGATGTATTTAAAAATAATTTAATAAATGCTAAAAAAGAAGATATCGTTATAGTAAAATCTCCTGTAGGTTACCCAGGACGTGCTATAAAAACTGATTTAATTAAAAACTTAGTAGCAGATGATCAAACTGTAAAATGTTATAGTAACTGTGTTGCTCCTTGTAATCTTGGAGAAGGAGCTAGAAAAGTTGGTTTCTGTATAGCAAATTGTTTAAGTGATTCTTACAATGGAAAAGCTGACACTGGATTATTTTTCTCAGGTGAAAATGGTTATAGAGTAAATAAATTAGTTTCTGTTGAAGAATTAATTAACGAACTTATGACTCCTAATACAAATGAAAATATATTAAATATAAAATCAGAAAATATTGTAGAAAATGTTATAAGTTTTTAA
- the mreC gene encoding rod shape-determining protein MreC, translated as MKKDKESKLKILLPILAIIIVIVLIFNRFLFKLKDQVDKVALPVQSKVYNVANRAVGIKDIIFSYESIMAENENLKKENMTLKLGKIRDEKIYEENERLLKLLAMKENNLYTGELKFARVSFSDINNLNNKVYIDLGEEDNIKVNMIAVYGDYLVGKVSKVYDNYSELELITNPNSVVSARTEDDVLGIARGSDEENGLLYFQPSVYEDNLTVGDEIFTSGVSDIYPEGIKLGKIEKVNDKENYAYKMIILKPGFENKDLKEVIVIGRENKVNRPIVKEKEIEEGKKGETKE; from the coding sequence ATGAAAAAAGATAAAGAAAGTAAGCTTAAAATTCTTCTGCCTATATTGGCAATTATAATAGTAATAGTATTAATTTTTAATAGATTTTTATTCAAGTTAAAAGATCAAGTAGATAAAGTTGCTTTACCTGTTCAAAGTAAAGTTTATAATGTTGCTAACAGAGCTGTTGGTATAAAAGATATAATTTTTTCTTATGAGAGTATCATGGCAGAGAATGAAAATCTAAAGAAAGAAAATATGACTTTGAAATTAGGAAAAATTAGAGATGAAAAAATATACGAAGAAAACGAAAGATTATTAAAGCTTTTAGCCATGAAAGAAAATAATCTTTATACAGGTGAACTAAAGTTTGCAAGAGTTAGTTTCAGTGATATAAATAATCTTAACAATAAAGTCTATATTGATCTTGGAGAAGAGGATAATATTAAAGTTAATATGATAGCTGTATATGGTGATTATCTAGTTGGTAAGGTATCTAAAGTCTATGATAATTATTCTGAACTTGAGCTTATCACAAATCCTAACTCTGTTGTCAGTGCTAGAACTGAGGATGATGTTTTAGGAATTGCTAGAGGTAGTGACGAAGAAAATGGACTTTTATATTTTCAACCATCAGTATATGAAGATAATCTAACAGTAGGAGATGAAATTTTTACTTCTGGTGTAAGCGATATTTATCCTGAAGGTATTAAACTTGGAAAAATAGAAAAAGTTAATGACAAAGAAAACTATGCCTATAAAATGATAATTTTAAAGCCTGGTTTTGAAAATAAGGATCTAAAAGAAGTTATAGTTATAGGTCGTGAAAATAAAGTAAATAGACCTATAGTTAAAGAAAAAGAGATTGAAGAAGGAAAAAAAGGAGAAACAAAAGAATGA
- the sppA gene encoding signal peptide peptidase SppA: MKILHYLKKFILFIIKEIFSFFIKLFLFLLVVLAIIGLIVQSIEEKPQVVIKDKGYVVIDLSNSYKERSLSSSLFEDDSINFYNLLTNIKNLSFDDKVSGVVLKLNSNSLSYAQSEELAQELSMLRGADKKVIAYFENVNRKNYYLASYADEIYMPSANSTSVNIYPYFREEFYTKKLSDKFGVKFNIIHVGDYKSYQENLAKDTMSKEAREDSTRILNLNYENFLDIVSLNRKLNRDDLDKIIKDGDLVAASSIDLFSNKLIDKYSYWDNLVTLLGGKDKLISIQDYAKNYYQEATLDDSNNIVYVIPLEGDIVEAQTEIFSGEANINVNETIAKLNTAKENKKIKAVVLRVNSPGGSALTSDIIAEKVKELASEKPVYVSMSSVAASGGYYISANANKIYVDRNTVTGSVGVVSVLVDYSSLLKDNGVNVEKISEGEYSDLYSADTFTEKKYNKIYNSNLKVYEDFLNVVSKGRKIDKEKLKELAEGRVWTGTEAVKNGLADEIGGLYSTIYAITEDNDIDDYTVVLAKDKVEIGNIYKKYSRYIKMDKKDLIKTTVFKDYLYNKPVTYLPYDILD, from the coding sequence ATGAAAATTTTGCACTATTTAAAAAAATTTATTTTATTTATTATAAAAGAAATTTTTTCATTCTTTATTAAGTTATTTTTGTTTTTATTGGTTGTATTAGCTATTATAGGTTTAATTGTTCAAAGTATTGAGGAGAAACCACAGGTAGTTATAAAAGATAAAGGTTATGTTGTTATAGATTTATCTAATAGCTATAAAGAAAGATCATTATCTTCAAGTTTATTTGAAGATGATTCAATTAATTTCTATAATCTATTAACAAATATTAAAAATCTTTCATTTGATGATAAGGTATCTGGTGTAGTTTTAAAATTAAATAGTAATAGTTTAAGCTATGCCCAAAGTGAAGAATTGGCACAAGAACTATCTATGTTAAGAGGAGCAGATAAAAAAGTAATAGCATATTTTGAAAATGTAAATAGAAAAAATTACTATCTTGCTTCGTATGCTGATGAAATATATATGCCAAGTGCTAATTCAACAAGTGTAAATATTTATCCATATTTTAGAGAAGAATTTTATACGAAAAAATTAAGTGATAAATTTGGAGTAAAATTCAATATTATTCATGTTGGAGATTATAAGAGTTATCAAGAAAATCTTGCAAAAGATACTATGTCTAAAGAAGCTAGAGAAGATAGCACAAGAATTTTAAATTTAAATTATGAAAATTTCTTAGATATAGTTTCATTAAATAGAAAACTAAATAGAGATGATTTAGATAAGATTATTAAAGATGGTGACCTAGTAGCTGCTTCATCAATAGATTTATTCAGTAATAAATTGATTGATAAGTATTCATATTGGGATAATCTTGTAACTCTTTTAGGTGGTAAAGATAAATTAATTAGTATTCAAGATTATGCTAAAAATTATTATCAAGAAGCTACTTTAGATGATTCTAACAATATAGTTTATGTAATTCCTTTAGAAGGAGATATAGTTGAAGCTCAAACTGAAATATTCTCAGGAGAAGCTAATATTAATGTAAATGAGACTATTGCAAAATTAAATACAGCTAAAGAAAATAAAAAAATAAAAGCTGTGGTATTAAGAGTAAACTCACCAGGTGGTTCAGCTTTAACATCAGATATCATAGCTGAAAAAGTTAAGGAACTTGCTAGTGAAAAACCTGTATATGTTTCTATGTCTAGTGTTGCAGCTTCAGGAGGATACTATATTTCAGCTAATGCTAACAAGATATATGTAGATAGAAACACTGTAACAGGTTCTGTTGGAGTGGTAAGTGTTTTAGTTGATTACTCAAGTTTATTAAAAGACAATGGAGTAAACGTAGAAAAAATATCTGAAGGAGAATACTCTGATCTTTATTCTGCAGATACTTTCACAGAGAAAAAATATAATAAAATATATAATTCAAATCTAAAAGTTTATGAAGATTTCTTAAATGTTGTATCAAAGGGTAGAAAGATAGATAAAGAAAAATTAAAAGAACTTGCTGAAGGTAGAGTTTGGACAGGAACAGAGGCAGTTAAAAATGGTTTAGCAGATGAAATAGGAGGGCTATATTCTACAATTTATGCTATAACTGAAGATAATGATATAGATGACTATACTGTTGTTTTAGCTAAGGATAAGGTTGAAATTGGAAATATATATAAGAAATATTCTAGATATATTAAGATGGATAAAAAAGATTTAATTAAGACAACTGTCTTTAAAGATTACTTATATAATAAGCCTGTAACATACCTACCTTATGATATTTTAGATTAA
- a CDS encoding RNA-guided endonuclease InsQ/TnpB family protein codes for MYKALKIELKLTVAQKIQVCQTIGTERFIYNEYIKYNKEQYELGNKFVSANDFSKYINNVYLPNNPDKKWIKDVSSKSVKQAMIYGEKAFKNFFKGLSAFPVFKKKGKNELGAYFVKNNKTDFEFYRHKIKIPTLKFVRVKEYGYIPKNAIIKSGTITKIADRYFLSLIMEVEDTVKATNTSTKGLGVDLGIKDTAICSNGKVFKNINKTKKVKKLKKKLKREQRKMSRSVEYSKSKKIKLKECKNFNKKKLKVQKLFYRLNCIRDDYNNKIVDEITRAKLKYITIENLKVSNMMKNKHLSKAIQEQNFYAIRTKLINKCKERNIELRLVDTFYPSSKTCSCCGEIKKDLKLNDRIYKCCNCGLEIDRDYNASINLEKAQVYKVIA; via the coding sequence ATGTATAAAGCACTAAAGATAGAATTAAAACTAACAGTAGCACAGAAGATACAAGTATGTCAGACTATTGGAACAGAAAGGTTTATATATAATGAGTATATTAAATACAATAAAGAACAATATGAACTAGGTAATAAATTTGTAAGTGCTAATGATTTTTCTAAATATATCAATAATGTCTATCTGCCTAATAATCCTGATAAAAAATGGATAAAAGATGTATCTTCTAAATCAGTTAAACAAGCTATGATTTACGGAGAAAAGGCTTTTAAAAACTTTTTTAAGGGTTTAAGTGCTTTTCCTGTTTTTAAGAAAAAAGGCAAGAATGAGTTGGGAGCATATTTTGTTAAGAATAATAAAACTGATTTTGAGTTTTATAGGCATAAAATAAAAATACCTACATTGAAATTTGTAAGAGTAAAAGAGTATGGATATATACCTAAAAATGCGATTATTAAAAGTGGTACTATAACTAAAATAGCTGATAGATATTTTCTATCACTTATTATGGAAGTTGAAGATACTGTAAAAGCAACTAATACAAGTACTAAAGGGTTAGGAGTAGATTTAGGTATAAAAGATACAGCTATATGTTCTAATGGTAAGGTATTTAAAAATATAAATAAAACTAAAAAAGTTAAAAAATTGAAAAAGAAACTTAAGAGAGAACAAAGAAAGATGTCAAGAAGTGTAGAATATTCTAAATCTAAAAAGATAAAATTAAAAGAATGTAAGAATTTTAATAAGAAAAAGTTGAAAGTACAAAAATTATTTTATAGACTAAATTGTATTAGAGATGATTACAATAATAAAATAGTAGATGAAATAACAAGAGCCAAGTTAAAATACATTACTATTGAAAATTTAAAAGTATCTAATATGATGAAAAATAAACATCTTTCAAAAGCTATACAAGAACAGAATTTCTATGCGATAAGAACTAAACTTATAAATAAATGTAAGGAAAGAAATATAGAACTAAGGTTAGTAGATACATTCTATCCAAGTAGTAAAACTTGTTCTTGTTGTGGAGAAATTAAAAAAGATTTAAAACTTAATGATAGGATTTATAAGTGTTGTAATTGTGGTTTAGAAATAGATAGAGATTACAATGCAAGTATAAATCTTGAAAAAGCACAAGTATATAAAGTAATAGCATAG